The following is a genomic window from Callospermophilus lateralis isolate mCalLat2 unplaced genomic scaffold, mCalLat2.hap1 Scaffold_101, whole genome shotgun sequence.
AAAAGCTTGAAACCATAattaagagaaagaaaagtacagcatTGTAACAGCATTGGTCTGAAATCTGAAGGGATAGATGTCCCTGCTTTGGTTGGAAAAATGCAAATGGGATATGCTGCTGTCAAATGGGATAAGTGATGGAATTTATAATTTTCGGGAGTACATTTAACTTGGAACCCTTTTGGTTTTTAAAGGTGCCTGTCCCTGACATGATGATGCCAAACagtatgctgctgccagcagccaCCTCTGAGAAGTCAGAGCGGGACACACTGCAGCCATGACAGCGGAGGCATCTGGGAAATATACAGGTATTCTAGCTTATGATGAAGATCTGTTGAAAAAGCACTTAGGGACTTGCCCTTGTGGCAGTGCGCCAAGATTCTTACcattaaagatttatttttaaaaagcatgaagGGAAGAAAATGTACAACGTTTCCATGAGCCTTATTTTCCAAGACATATTTGACAACTGGTTATCTCCACCTGTCCTTGAGAAATCTAATTGCTGAACAGCCAAGAATATTCTATGTTGTTTTAATTAACTAACACCAAGATTATGGCCCTTGGTATCATGCCAATTGTAGcatagtgtattttttttttacttttgacttGTTTTCTTCCCTATCCTGAAATTCCGCAAGATTGATGATGAATTCTTACTTATTATCATGTCTTCAGGATCCAGTCCAGTGCTGTTAGTAGTTACTTAGTAAATATTTAAAGTAATATTTAATTACTTAATAAATATCCAAAGAATCAGTTAAGTCAGAGATCTTTATATTTATCCTATTTACAATCTATTGATATTGGAGCCATAGATTTCGTAACAGAGGTTTGTGCTTTCTCTGAACAGGTGAAAGCCCAATGGATGAGAAAAGTATGGCAGGTCTTGAGGATTCAAAGGCTAGCTTGGAAATAAGAGTGAGGAGCAGAAACCAGCTAAAGAGCCCCCAGAAATATTGGAATGGAATAAAAATAGCAGTAAGGATGTGAAAATCCCTGACACACTGCAAGATCAACTAAACGAACAGCAAAAATGGCAACCTCTCTCTGTTTCTGACCGCCATGTTTATAAGTATTGCTGTAACCATTGTAGCTTGGCTTTTAAAACTATGCAGAAGCTTCAGATACATTCCCATTATCATGCAATTCGGGCTGCAACAATGTGTAACCTCTGCCAGCGTAGTTTCCGTACATTCCAGGCTTTAAAAAAACACTTGGAAGCAGGCCACCCAGAACTGAGTAAAACTGAACTTCAACAGCTCTATGCCTCCTTGCCTGTGAATGGTGAACTTTGGGCAGAAAGTGAAGCTATGGCCCAAGATGACCATGGCTTAGAACAGGAAATGGAGAGAGAGTATGAGGTAGACCATGAAGGGAAGGCAAGTCCTGTAGGAAGTGATAGTAGTTCTATTCCAGATGACTTGGGCTCTGAACAAAAGCAGACCTTACCTTTTAGAAAAGGGCCCAATTTTACAATGGAAAAATTCCTTGATCCATCTCGTCCATATAAATGTACAGTGTGTAAAGAGTCATTCTCCCAAAAGAACATTCTTTTGGTCCATTATAATTAAGTCTCTCACCTGCATAAGTTGAAAAAGGTTTTGCAGGAAGCCTCCAGTCCTGTCCCACAAGAAACCAACAGCAGCACAGACAACAAACCCTACAAGTGCAGCATCTGCAATGTTGCATACAGCCAAAGCTCgacattggaaatccacatgaggTCTGTGCTCCACCAGACAAAGGCCAGGGCTGCAAAGCTGGAGCCCAGCGGGCATGTGGCCAGTGGACACAGCATTGCAGCAAACGTAAATAGCCCTGGCCAAGGGATGTTAGATTCCATGAGTTTAGCAGCAGTCAACAGCAAAGATACCCACTTAGATGccaaagaattaaataaaaagcAAACTCCTGAATTAATCTCTGCTCAGCCTACACATCACCCACCGCAGTCACCAGCACAAATTCAGATGCAACTGCAGCATGAGTTACAACAGCAAGCTGCGTTATTTTAGCCACAGTTTCTAAAGCCAGCCTTTTTGCCtcattttttcatgactccagaaGCACTGCTGCACTTTCAGCAGCCTCAGTTTCTCTTTCCATTCTACATACCTGGGACGGAATTCAGTCTGGGTCCAGATTTGGGCTTGCCAGGCTCTGCCACATTTGGTATTCCGGGCATGACGGGAATggctggctccttgcttgaggaTCAGCAGATTCAAACGCAACATCATGTTGGCCAAACTCAACTCCAGATTCTACAGCAGCAAGCACAACAGTACCAAGCCACACAGCCCCAGCTGCAGCCTCAGAAAcagaagcagcagcagctgcagcCACCACCCCAGCAGCAGCAGCCAAGCAAATTATTGAAACAAGAGAAAAACAATCTAGCCAATACAGACTGCCAGATCATGAAGGACATACCATCTTATAAGGAAGCAGAAGAAATTGCCGAAAAGCAAGAGAAACCAAAGCAAGAATTTGTAAATGAAGGTGAAGGACTCAAAGAAGGCAAAGACATAAAGAagcaaaaatcctcagaaccatccatccctccaccccGAATAGCCTTGGGGGGCAGAGGAAATGCAGCCAAAGCTTTATTGGAAAACTTTGGTTTTGAATTAGTCATCCAGTATAACGAAAACAGGCAGAAGGTACAGAAGAATAACAAGAGTGGCGAAGGGGAAAACACTGACAAACTGGAATGTGGAACATGTGGTAAATTGTTTTCCAATGTTCTCATCCTGAAGAGTCACCAAGAGCATGTACATGGGCAATTTTTTCCCTACGGAGCACTAGAAAAATTTGCTCCTCAGTACAGGGAGGCCTATGACAAGCTTTATCCAAATTCTCCATCTTCCCCTGAAATGCCACCGCCACCTCTACCTCCACCTCCGCCTCCTCCCCTGCCACCAGCTCCCCCACAGCCTTCTCCCATGGGTCCCATGAAAATCCCAAGCACGGTTTCTACCCCTCTGCAAGCTCCACCACCCACTCCCCTGCCCCCTCCgccaccacctcctcctcctccccctccccctccacccCCACCTTCTGCTACCCCccaggtccagctgcctgtttctcTGGACCTTCCACTCTTTTCTTCCATCATGATGCAACCAGTGCAACACCCCACACTCCCCCTACAGCTTGCCCTGCAGCTGCCACAGATGGACACTCTCTCAGCAGATCTCACTCAACTTTGCCAGCAGCAGCTCAGGTTAGATCCAAACTTCTTAAGGCATTCTCAGTTCAAACGCCCCCGGACAAGAATTACAGATGATCAACTAAAAATCCTGAGGGCTTATTTTGACATCAATAATTCTCCAAGTGAAGAACAGATCCAAGAAATGGCAGAGAAATCTGACCTTTCTCAAAAAGTTATCAAACACTGGTTTTGAAATACCCTTTTTAAGGAACGACAGAGAAATAAGGATTCACCATACAACTTCAGTAACCCTCCAGTCACTGTTTTGGAAGATATCCGAATTGACCCACAGCCCACCTCTTTAGAACATTACAAGTCAGATGCCTCCTTCAGCAAAAGGTCTTCGAGGACCAGGTTTACCAACTACCAGCTGAGGGTTCTACAAGACTTTTTTGACACCAATGCTTACCCAAAAGATGATGAAATAGAACAACTCTCTACCATTCTTAATCTACCCACTCCGGTTTTTGTTGTATGGTTCCAGAATGCCAGGCAGAAAGCACAAAAGAGCTATGAGAACCAAGCAAAAACTAAAGACaatgaaaagagagaactcacgaACGAATGCTACATTCGAACGAGCAACATGCAGTACCAATATAAAAAGTGCAATGTGGTTTTCCCCAGGATCTTTGACTTGATTACACATCAGATGACGATGCCCAAGATGAAAGCCAGATGGAAGACTCCATGGATGCCACAGATCAGGTGGTTTACAAGCATTGTGTGGTGTCTGGACAAACGGATGCAGCCAAAACCTCCACTGTCCCTGCAGCAAGTTCTGGCTCGGGGACTAGCACGCCCTTGATTTCGTCACCCAAACCAGAACCTGAGAAGGCTTCTCCAAAATCTGACTATCCCACAGAAAAGCCAAAGCAGAGTGACCCTTCACCCCCTTCTCAAGGCACCAAACCAGCCCCATCGTTAGCATCGACTTCAACAGACCCACCGCAGGCGCCCACCGCCCAGCCACAGCCGCAGCCACCCAAACAACCCCAACTTATTGGAAGACCTCCCTCGgcctctcaaaacccagtcccttCCAGTCCACTGCAAATTTCCATGACTTCTCTCCAGAACAGTCTACCTCCACAGTTACTCCAGTACCAATGTGATCAGTGTACCGTTGTCTTCCCAAGGCTGGAACTTTGGCAGGAGCACCAGCACATGCACTTCCTCGCTGCTCAAAACCAGTTCCTTCACTCTCCATTCTTGGAAAGGCCCTTGGACATGCCCTACATGATATTCGATCCCAACAACCCTCTGATGACTGGACAGCTGCTGGGTAGCTCTCTCACACAAATGCCACCTCAGACCAGTTCGTGCCACGACGCTACCACCCCATGCACTGTTGCTGCTTCCCTTAAAAGGAAACTGGATGACAAAGAAGATAATAATTGCAGCGAAAAGGAGGGTGGGAATAGCGGTGAAGACCAACACTGTGATAAGTGCTTGAGAACCACAATCACCCCCGAACAACTGGAAATACTCTATGAGTATTTGCTAGACTCCAATCCTACCCGCAAAATGCTCGATCATATTGCA
Proteins encoded in this region:
- the LOC143388197 gene encoding LOW QUALITY PROTEIN: zinc finger homeobox protein 4-like (The sequence of the model RefSeq protein was modified relative to this genomic sequence to represent the inferred CDS: inserted 5 bases in 4 codons; substituted 3 bases at 3 genomic stop codons), whose protein sequence is MRYALHAASSPLAALPQAHSGQTCQPSVCITSLKKWYLEAHLICLACSGVEHRLKAFGGTTQGEDGLAEKHLQKQEGAVNPESCYYYCAVCDYSPKVKLNLVQHVRSVKHQQTEGLRKLQLHQQVLPPEEDNLSEIFFVKDCPPNELETASLGARTCEDDLTEQQLRAEEQSEEIEGAIKPPAVAEDDEKHTSERDNGEGKSSHKDSGIITPEKELKVSVAGGTQPLLLAKEEDVATKSSKPSEDNKFCHEQFYQCPYCNYNSRDQSRIQMHVLSQHSVQPVICCPLCQDVLRNKMHLQLHLTHLRSVSPDCVEMLLMTVPVPDMMMPNSMLLPAATSEKSERDXTAAMTAEASGKYTGESPMDEKSMAGLEDSKASLEXKSEEQKPAKEPPEILEWNKNSSKDVKIPDTLQDQLNEQQKWQPLSVSDRHVYKYCCNHCSLAFKTMQKLQIHSHYHAIRAATMCNLCQRSFRTFQALKKHLEAGHPELSKTELQQLYASLPVNGELWAESEAMAQDDHGLEQEMEREYEVDHEGKASPVGSDSSSIPDDLGSEQKQTLPFRKGPNFTMEKFLDPSRPYKCTVCKESFSQKNILLVHYNXVSHLHKLKKVLQEASSPVPQETNSSTDNKPYKCSICNVAYSQSSTLEIHMRSVLHQTKARAAKLEPSGHVASGHSIAANVNSPGQGMLDSMSLAAVNSKDTHLDAKELNKKQTPELISAQPTHHPPQSPAQIQMQLQHELQQQAALFXPQFLKPAFLPHFFMTPEALLHFQQPQFLFPFYIPGTEFSLGPDLGLPGSATFGIPGMTGMAGSLLEDQQIQTQHHVGQTQLQILQQQAQQYQATQPQLQPQKQKQQQLQPPPQQQQPSKLLKQEKNNLANTDCQIMKDIPSYKEAEEIAEKQEKPKQEFVNEGEGLKEGKDIKKQKSSEPSIPPPRIALGGRGNAAKALLENFGFELVIQYNENRQKVQKNNKSGEGENTDKLECGTCGKLFSNVLILKSHQEHVHGQFFPYGALEKFAPQYREAYDKLYPNSPSSPEMPPPPLPPPPPPPLPPAPPQPSPMGPMKIPSTVSTPLQAPPPTPLPPPPPPPPPPPPPPPPPSATPQVQLPVSLDLPLFSSIMMQPVQHPTLPLQLALQLPQMDTLSADLTQLCQQQLRLDPNFLRHSQFKRPRTRITDDQLKILRAYFDINNSPSEEQIQEMAEKSDLSQKVIKHWFXNTLFKERQRNKDSPYNFSNPPVTVLEDIRIDPQPTSLEHYKSDASFSKRSSRTRFTNYQLRVLQDFFDTNAYPKDDEIEQLSTILNLPTPVFVVWFQNARQKAQKSYENQAKTKDNEKRELTNECYIRTSNMQYQYKKCNVVFPRIFDLITHXDDDAQDESQMEDSMDATDQVVYKHCVVSGQTDAAKTSTVPAASSGSGTSTPLISSPKPEPEKASPKSDYPTEKPKQSDPSPPSQGTKPAPSLASTSTDPPQAPTAQPQPQPPKQPQLIGRPPSASQNPVPSSPLQISMTSLQNSLPPQLLQYQCDQCTVVFPRLELWQEHQHMHFLAAQNQFLHSPFLERPLDMPYMIFDPNNPLMTGQLLGSSLTQMPPQTSSCHDATTPCTVAASLKRKLDDKEDNNCSEKEGGNSGEDQHCDKCLRTTITPEQLEILYEYLLDSNPTRKMLDHIAREVGLKKRVVQVWFQNTRARERKGQFRAVGPAQSHKRCPFCRALFKAKSALESHICSRHWNEGKQAGYSLPPSPLISTEDGGESPQKYNYFDYPSLPLTKIDLSSENELASTVSTPVSKTAELSPKNLLSPSSIKAECPEDVENLNAPPXSGYDQTKAEFDETSSINTAISDGTTGDEGNTEMESTTGSSADVKPALSPKEPKTLDALPKPATTPTTEVCDDKFLFSLTSPSIHFNEKDGDRDQSFYITDDPDDNADRSETSSIADPSSPNPFGSSNPFKSKSNDRPGHKRFRTQMSNLQLNVLKASFSDYRTPTMKECEMLGNEIGLPKRVVQVWFQNARVKEKKFKINIGKPFMINQSGTGGTKPECTLCGVKYSARLSIRDHIFSKQHISKVRETVGSQLDRKKDYLAPTTVRQLMAQQEFDRIKKASDVLGLTVQQPGIMDSSSLHGISLPAAYLGLPGLPPVLLPGMNSPSSLPGFPQNSNSKSFKGKSV